In one Roseburia intestinalis L1-82 genomic region, the following are encoded:
- a CDS encoding urea amidolyase associated protein UAAP1: MKKIWSKTLRPGEKWSGNIGRGKYIHFKALGDDANVSMLMYNMLDTSERYNMPDTLKAQFISSLTKGNVLMSDNGRVLASIVEDSLGWHDTISGYTTRLLTDEKYGKTTYQEMRNDWYRCGEENFKMELVRNNMSARDLVPCVNLFSKVYIEEDGSMHFEEGHCKEGATVTLRTEMDMIFIVSNTPNPLDPAKEFPSVPVSIEVYDAPEVDLTDECVNYRPENYRAFENTWEYYNLLGR; encoded by the coding sequence ATGAAGAAAATCTGGAGCAAGACATTAAGACCGGGAGAAAAATGGTCAGGAAATATTGGACGTGGAAAATATATTCATTTCAAGGCGCTCGGCGATGACGCAAATGTTTCCATGTTGATGTACAACATGTTAGATACTTCGGAGCGCTATAACATGCCGGATACGTTAAAAGCACAGTTTATTTCCTCCCTGACAAAAGGAAATGTGCTGATGAGCGATAACGGACGTGTGTTGGCCAGTATCGTGGAGGACAGCCTTGGATGGCATGATACGATCTCAGGATATACGACAAGGCTTCTTACCGATGAAAAATACGGAAAGACAACTTACCAGGAGATGAGAAATGACTGGTACCGCTGCGGTGAGGAGAACTTCAAAATGGAGCTGGTGCGCAACAATATGAGCGCGAGAGATTTGGTCCCGTGCGTGAACCTTTTCTCAAAAGTTTACATTGAGGAAGATGGCAGCATGCATTTTGAGGAAGGCCACTGTAAAGAGGGAGCAACCGTAACACTCCGCACGGAAATGGATATGATCTTTATCGTATCAAATACACCAAACCCGTTAGATCCGGCAAAAGAATTTCCTTCGGTTCCGGTTTCCATCGAAGTATATGATGCACCGGAAGTTGATCTGACCGATGAATGTGTCAACTATCGCCCGGAGAACT